A part of Saliniradius amylolyticus genomic DNA contains:
- a CDS encoding DUF3850 domain-containing protein, whose amino-acid sequence MLGELHTLCTKSQTIDAIRAGHKRALVVRKDRHYCVGDLLDLRDGTDRKSNAFAIMTVITDVVTHDENPAIAPDFCWVELFNTNSIPAPVWNQVTRLKNSYEAECHRRKELVQQLTALVEEKCNLKDRVTELEAQLAQYQQGRAAA is encoded by the coding sequence ATGTTAGGAGAATTACACACCCTCTGCACCAAATCACAGACCATTGACGCCATCCGCGCCGGTCATAAGCGGGCGCTGGTTGTTCGCAAGGACCGCCATTACTGCGTGGGCGATTTGCTGGACCTGCGCGACGGGACAGACCGAAAGAGTAACGCTTTTGCGATTATGACGGTGATCACCGATGTGGTGACCCATGACGAGAATCCGGCCATAGCGCCGGATTTTTGCTGGGTTGAACTCTTTAATACCAATTCGATCCCTGCGCCTGTTTGGAACCAAGTTACCCGCCTGAAAAACAGCTACGAGGCGGAATGCCATCGACGCAAAGAGTTAGTCCAGCAATTGACCGCTCTAGTCGAAGAAAAATGCAACCTAAAGGACCGAGTGACAGAGCTTGAGGCCCAGCTTGCTCAGTACCAGCAAGGGAGGGCGGCGGCATGA